Proteins encoded within one genomic window of Chlorobaculum sp. MV4-Y:
- a CDS encoding trans-sulfuration enzyme family protein, which produces MSFQTDTIHAGVAPDKAYGAIMTPIYQSSTFVFEDIGKHRGFDYTRSGNPTRKALEDSLAALEGCSGAVAVTTGMAAIATVMHLFAAGDEIICTDDCYGGTARLLSTFAEHFNVCVHFINLRNIEDIGGYVNEKTRAIWIETPSNPLLNLVDIAAVTAFAKERGLLSIVDNTFLSPYLQQPFKLGADVVVHSTTKYLNGHSDVVGGAILSNDPDLDQKLKFLVNALGTCAQPFDCWLVLRGIKTLVPRMKEHERNARIIAEFLDSHPKVKRVFYPGLESHPQHDLAKRQQRGFGGMVSFELEGGQAEVEQVLRGTRIFALAESLGGVESLIEHPATMSHASMGSEHRLVAGITDSVIRLSVGIEDPEDLVADLRQALA; this is translated from the coding sequence ATGAGTTTTCAGACCGACACCATCCATGCTGGAGTGGCTCCGGACAAGGCCTATGGCGCTATCATGACGCCGATCTACCAGAGTTCGACCTTTGTTTTCGAAGACATCGGCAAGCATCGTGGCTTCGATTACACGCGAAGCGGCAACCCGACCCGAAAAGCACTCGAAGACAGCCTCGCTGCCCTCGAAGGGTGCTCCGGCGCGGTTGCCGTGACGACCGGCATGGCGGCGATTGCAACCGTGATGCACCTGTTTGCTGCCGGGGACGAGATTATTTGCACCGATGACTGCTACGGCGGCACGGCGAGACTGCTCAGTACTTTCGCCGAGCATTTCAATGTTTGTGTTCATTTCATCAATCTCCGGAACATTGAGGACATCGGCGGTTATGTCAATGAAAAGACACGAGCAATCTGGATCGAAACGCCCTCAAATCCGCTTCTGAACCTTGTCGATATTGCCGCCGTGACAGCCTTCGCGAAAGAGCGGGGATTGCTGTCGATCGTTGACAACACGTTTTTGTCGCCCTATCTCCAGCAGCCGTTCAAACTCGGGGCGGATGTCGTCGTTCATTCGACAACGAAGTATCTCAACGGCCATTCCGACGTGGTCGGTGGCGCGATTCTCTCCAACGATCCTGATCTCGATCAGAAGCTGAAGTTCCTCGTCAATGCGCTCGGCACCTGCGCGCAGCCGTTTGATTGCTGGTTGGTGCTGCGCGGCATCAAGACGCTCGTGCCGCGCATGAAGGAGCACGAGCGCAATGCGCGGATCATCGCGGAGTTTCTCGACAGCCATCCGAAGGTGAAGCGCGTCTTCTATCCAGGCCTTGAAAGCCATCCACAGCACGATCTTGCAAAGCGCCAGCAGCGGGGCTTTGGCGGTATGGTGTCGTTTGAGCTGGAAGGCGGGCAGGCAGAGGTCGAGCAGGTGCTGCGCGGCACGCGGATTTTCGCGCTGGCCGAAAGTCTCGGCGGTGTCGAGTCGCTCATCGAGCATCCGGCGACCATGAGCCACGCTTCGATGGGCAGCGAACACCGGCTGGTGGCGGGAATCACCGACTCGGTGATTCGCCTCTCGGTCGGCATCGAAGATCCGGAGGATCTCGTCGCCGACCTTCGCCAGGCGCTCGCCTGA
- the cysK gene encoding cysteine synthase A produces MARIAKKLTDLIGNTPLLELENFGTENHAVGSVIAKLEYFNPGGSVKDRIGFAMIEAAEKAGLINADTVIIEPTSGNTGIALAYIAAARGYRLILTMPETMSVERRNLLRALGAELVLTPGPEGMGGAIRKAAELKESTPNSFVPQQFTNPANPEIHRRTTAEEIWRDTDGQVDIFVAGIGTGGTITGVGEVLKERSPAIRIVAVEPADSPVISGGKPGPHKIQGIGAGFIPDILNTGVIDEVVTVSNEDAFRTGQTLARTEGLVVGISSGAAAWVALQLAKRPENAGKRIVVILPDTGERYLSTLLYQFENEPVTI; encoded by the coding sequence ATGGCACGCATCGCGAAAAAACTCACCGACCTGATCGGCAATACGCCGCTTCTGGAACTGGAAAACTTCGGAACTGAAAACCACGCCGTCGGCAGCGTCATCGCCAAGCTCGAATACTTCAATCCCGGCGGCAGCGTCAAGGATCGCATCGGTTTCGCGATGATCGAAGCTGCCGAAAAGGCCGGACTGATCAATGCCGATACGGTCATCATCGAGCCGACCAGCGGCAACACCGGCATCGCGCTCGCCTATATCGCCGCTGCGCGGGGCTACCGGCTGATCCTGACCATGCCGGAGACGATGAGCGTCGAGCGCCGAAACCTGCTCAGGGCGCTGGGCGCGGAGCTGGTGCTGACTCCCGGCCCGGAAGGGATGGGCGGCGCGATCCGCAAGGCTGCCGAACTGAAGGAGAGCACCCCGAACTCCTTCGTGCCGCAGCAGTTCACAAATCCGGCCAACCCGGAGATTCACCGCAGAACAACCGCCGAGGAGATCTGGAGAGACACCGATGGCCAAGTGGACATCTTCGTAGCAGGCATCGGCACCGGCGGCACGATCACCGGCGTGGGCGAGGTGCTCAAGGAGCGCAGTCCGGCGATCAGGATCGTGGCGGTTGAACCGGCGGACTCGCCAGTCATCTCCGGCGGCAAGCCCGGCCCGCACAAGATTCAGGGCATCGGCGCGGGCTTCATCCCCGACATCCTGAACACGGGCGTAATCGACGAGGTCGTGACGGTGAGCAACGAAGATGCATTCCGCACCGGCCAGACGCTCGCCAGAACCGAGGGGCTCGTCGTCGGCATCTCCTCCGGCGCGGCGGCATGGGTGGCGCTGCAACTGGCCAAAAGGCCGGAAAACGCGGGCAAGCGCATCGTCGTCATCCTGCCCGACACCGGCGAGCGCTACCTCTCGACGCTGCTCTACCAGTTCGAGAACGAACCAGTCACCATCTGA
- a CDS encoding TspO/MBR family protein yields MQSWYDGLVKPKLTPPKGLFWPVWSILYLLIAIALIIYFRTPVKPFFSVALPLLAVHFAAGFSWTSIFFGKKKILAALIDLLFMDVTLVIIIGLFFLTSPLAAALLIPYCCWCLLATYLNWSIWRLNP; encoded by the coding sequence ATGCAGAGCTGGTATGACGGGCTGGTCAAACCGAAACTGACACCACCGAAAGGGCTGTTCTGGCCGGTATGGTCGATCCTGTACTTACTCATCGCCATCGCGCTTATCATCTATTTCCGCACACCGGTTAAGCCATTTTTCAGCGTAGCGCTTCCGCTGCTGGCAGTACACTTCGCCGCAGGATTTTCGTGGACGTCGATCTTTTTCGGCAAAAAGAAAATCCTTGCCGCCCTCATCGACCTGCTGTTCATGGATGTGACACTGGTCATCATCATCGGGCTCTTTTTCCTGACAAGCCCTCTGGCAGCAGCTTTGCTCATCCCTTACTGCTGCTGGTGCCTGCTCGCGACCTACCTGAACTGGAGCATCTGGCGTCTCAATCCGTAA
- a CDS encoding SulP family inorganic anion transporter has translation MFKPKLFTVLPELTREQLGRDIVSGILVGIVALPLAIAFAIASGVSPEKGLISAVVGGFLISLLGGSRVQIGGPTGAFIVILYGIVQQYGVNGLMIATIMAGVILLIMGFSQLGSLIKFIPYPVIVGFTSGIAIIIFSSEVKDFLGLQMASVPADFIEKWAAYFKALPTASPETIMVGAAALMIIIFWPRISRKIPGPLIALIVTTLAVRMLHLPVDTIETRFGDISASIPAPSFPSLDIATIRHLIMPATTIAMLGAIEALLSAVVADGMIGARHKSNMELVAEGVANIVSPLFGGIPVTGAIARTATNVKNGGRTPIAGIVHALTLLAIMLLFGSWAKLIPMPTLAAILIVVAWNMSEHHVFRQLLKSPKSDVAVLLTTFGLTVIFDLTIAIEVGMLLSVILFMKRMASMSNVGVITSELKDAEDEDDPNAIVTRSIPDGVDVFEISGPFFFGAASKFKDAMHVVGKAPSIRILRMRKVMSIDATGLNMLRELVKDCRKSGTKLILSGVHAQPLFAMQQYGLADEIGEENIFGNIDDALDHARKMLGLPAQGRPEGFVASVEREKKNKAGSIIL, from the coding sequence ATGTTCAAACCAAAGCTCTTCACCGTTCTTCCCGAGCTGACCAGAGAGCAGCTCGGCCGTGACATCGTGTCCGGAATTCTCGTCGGCATCGTGGCCCTGCCGCTTGCCATCGCCTTCGCTATCGCCTCTGGCGTCTCGCCCGAAAAGGGCCTCATCAGCGCCGTAGTCGGCGGGTTTTTGATCTCCTTGCTCGGCGGCAGCCGCGTCCAGATCGGCGGTCCGACCGGAGCCTTCATCGTCATTCTCTACGGCATCGTCCAGCAATACGGCGTCAACGGCCTCATGATCGCCACCATCATGGCGGGCGTGATCCTCCTCATCATGGGCTTTTCGCAGCTCGGCTCGCTCATCAAGTTCATCCCCTACCCGGTCATTGTCGGCTTCACCAGCGGCATTGCCATCATCATCTTTTCGAGCGAGGTCAAGGATTTCCTCGGCCTGCAAATGGCCAGCGTACCCGCCGACTTCATCGAAAAGTGGGCCGCCTACTTCAAAGCCCTGCCGACGGCCAGCCCGGAAACGATCATGGTCGGCGCGGCGGCGCTGATGATCATCATCTTCTGGCCGAGAATCTCGCGGAAAATTCCCGGCCCGCTGATCGCCCTCATCGTCACCACGCTGGCCGTGCGGATGCTGCATCTCCCGGTCGATACCATCGAAACGCGCTTCGGCGACATTTCGGCCTCGATTCCCGCGCCGAGCTTTCCGTCGCTCGACATAGCGACCATCCGCCACCTCATCATGCCCGCCACCACCATCGCGATGCTCGGCGCGATCGAGGCGTTGCTCTCGGCGGTGGTAGCCGACGGCATGATCGGTGCACGGCACAAGTCGAACATGGAGCTGGTCGCCGAGGGCGTGGCCAATATCGTTTCGCCGCTCTTTGGCGGCATTCCCGTCACCGGCGCGATTGCCCGCACGGCGACCAACGTCAAGAACGGCGGCCGTACGCCAATCGCAGGCATCGTTCACGCCCTCACGCTCTTGGCGATCATGCTCCTCTTCGGCTCGTGGGCCAAGCTTATTCCGATGCCCACGCTGGCGGCGATTCTGATTGTCGTCGCCTGGAACATGAGTGAGCACCACGTCTTCCGGCAGTTGCTGAAAAGCCCGAAAAGCGACGTGGCCGTGCTGCTCACCACCTTCGGCCTGACGGTGATTTTCGACCTCACCATCGCCATCGAGGTGGGAATGCTGCTCTCGGTCATCCTCTTTATGAAGCGCATGGCCAGCATGAGCAACGTCGGTGTCATCACCAGCGAGCTGAAAGATGCCGAGGACGAGGATGACCCGAACGCCATCGTCACCCGGAGCATCCCTGATGGGGTAGATGTTTTCGAAATCAGCGGCCCATTCTTCTTCGGCGCAGCCTCGAAGTTCAAGGATGCCATGCACGTAGTCGGCAAGGCCCCGTCGATCCGGATTCTCAGGATGCGCAAAGTGATGAGCATCGATGCCACCGGCCTGAACATGCTGCGGGAGCTGGTAAAGGATTGCCGCAAATCCGGCACAAAGCTCATTCTCTCCGGCGTTCACGCCCAGCCGCTCTTTGCAATGCAGCAATACGGTCTCGCGGATGAAATCGGCGAGGAGAACATCTTCGGGAACATCGATGACGCCCTCGACCACGCCCGGAAAATGCTCGGTTTGCCCGCGCAGGGAAGACCTGAAGGCTTTGTCGCAAGTGTTGAAAGGGAAAAGAAAAATAAGGCGGGCAGCATCATTTTATAA
- the ald gene encoding alanine dehydrogenase — MNIGIPREIKTRETRVACTPAGVRQLVGAGHRVVVECGAGELSGFSDEKYRLAGAVLASSTEEVWKSELVVKVKEPLAEEYRFFRKDLIIFTYLHLAGVPGLAKALVDSGVTAIGYETVEVGGRLPLLAPMSEVAGKMSVLMGGYYLSKHNGGEGKLLCGVPGVLPGRVLVLGGGVAGMSAARIAAGLGAEVTVMETNHDRMRELETQLPAEVHTIYSNEQHLEELLPGTDLLIGAVLLPGATAPKLVTRGMVQSMKQGAVIVDIAIDQGGCVETSRPTSHLDPVFIDHGVVHYCVTNMPAAYPATSTEALTGVTLPYVRRLADLGLESAMVVMPGLAGGLNVYNGAITQKAVADSVGLPCQENPFA, encoded by the coding sequence ATGAATATAGGAATTCCAAGGGAAATCAAGACCCGCGAGACCAGGGTGGCCTGCACTCCCGCGGGCGTGCGGCAGCTCGTCGGTGCGGGGCATCGCGTGGTTGTCGAGTGCGGTGCGGGCGAGTTGAGCGGCTTCAGCGACGAGAAGTACCGGCTGGCCGGGGCGGTGCTCGCTTCCTCGACTGAGGAGGTCTGGAAGAGTGAGCTGGTCGTCAAGGTGAAAGAGCCGCTGGCGGAGGAGTACCGCTTTTTCCGGAAAGATCTGATCATCTTCACCTATTTGCACCTCGCCGGTGTGCCGGGTCTTGCCAAAGCGCTTGTGGATTCAGGCGTTACCGCGATCGGTTATGAGACCGTCGAGGTCGGCGGGCGTTTGCCGCTGCTGGCGCCGATGAGCGAGGTCGCTGGAAAGATGAGTGTGCTCATGGGCGGCTACTACCTCTCAAAACACAACGGTGGCGAGGGGAAACTGCTCTGCGGTGTGCCAGGCGTGCTGCCCGGCAGGGTGCTGGTGCTTGGCGGCGGCGTCGCCGGGATGAGCGCCGCGCGGATTGCTGCGGGACTCGGCGCGGAGGTGACGGTCATGGAGACCAACCACGACCGGATGCGTGAGCTGGAAACCCAGCTTCCCGCCGAAGTGCATACGATCTACTCGAACGAACAGCATCTCGAAGAGCTGTTACCGGGAACCGACCTGTTGATCGGCGCGGTGCTGCTCCCCGGCGCGACTGCGCCGAAGCTCGTTACGCGCGGCATGGTTCAGTCAATGAAGCAGGGGGCGGTGATCGTTGATATCGCTATCGATCAGGGTGGTTGCGTCGAGACCTCGCGCCCGACCTCGCACCTCGATCCGGTCTTCATCGACCATGGAGTCGTGCACTATTGCGTAACCAATATGCCGGCTGCCTATCCCGCAACCTCCACCGAAGCGCTGACCGGCGTGACACTGCCCTACGTCCGGCGGCTCGCCGATCTCGGGTTGGAGAGCGCAATGGTGGTGATGCCCGGTCTCGCGGGGGGGCTGAATGTCTACAACGGCGCCATTACGCAGAAAGCCGTGGCCGATTCAGTTGGATTGCCCTGTCAAGAGAATCCGTTCGCTTGA
- a CDS encoding cation:proton antiporter: MHQYEFLGQLVLIGTLAIVNILVLQKIRIPPVIGLIFTGVMLGPTGFHVIRDSGLISTLAEMGVVLLLFTIGLEFSVDDLKKLRKIVVFGGTAQIVLTGLVVALLSYWLMDAIGKVIGSKEALVLGFSFSVSSTALCLKILSDRGELGFDHGRIALGILIFQDMAIVPLMFGFSFLTRGTVMSLESSFEEIALVLLFAIGMFGGFRLLMPQAVRVITELHAGEVLVLGALVLCFGAAWLASLIGLSLALGAFMAGMVIASTDGSHRISRTIDPFREAMTSIFFVSVGLLLDVNMIELPWLIAIALVVLLVKGLIMTGISMALGFSLRVSLMSGMVLAQIGEFSFVLAGTAKSAGLLDQHMFQSMLAIIVVTMIVTPALISAAPKFAAQVAPALGFMPLASKPEPKQPVRAAAGPIACKGEIHAAIIGFGLIGRNIAAVMNATNLAYTVLDTDRKTVKTMRRQGEPLFYGDCTERKSLLRIGVDHSRAVVICIPEIDAAVQCIRLVREINPGAFIIVRSRSLESTNRFYRAGADAAVTELFETSIQMFSELLKHFRVEPETILAQQEIIRREGGNIFRELFTETDGSGNDPAKKISKWRGLRHV, encoded by the coding sequence ATGCATCAGTATGAATTTCTCGGGCAACTGGTCCTGATCGGGACTCTCGCCATCGTCAACATTCTCGTGCTCCAGAAGATCCGGATTCCTCCGGTGATCGGTCTGATTTTTACCGGCGTCATGCTCGGACCGACCGGGTTTCATGTCATCAGGGACAGCGGTCTGATTTCGACGCTTGCCGAGATGGGCGTTGTGCTGCTCCTGTTTACCATCGGGCTGGAGTTTTCGGTCGATGATCTGAAGAAACTCCGGAAGATCGTCGTGTTTGGGGGAACGGCGCAGATTGTTCTGACCGGTCTGGTCGTTGCCCTTCTGTCATACTGGCTGATGGATGCGATCGGCAAGGTGATCGGCAGCAAGGAGGCGCTTGTGCTCGGCTTTTCGTTTTCGGTGAGCAGTACAGCTCTGTGCCTGAAAATTCTTTCTGACCGGGGTGAACTTGGTTTCGATCATGGCAGGATCGCCCTTGGCATTCTGATCTTTCAGGACATGGCCATCGTGCCGTTGATGTTCGGATTCAGTTTCCTGACCAGAGGGACCGTTATGTCACTCGAATCGTCGTTCGAGGAGATCGCGCTCGTGCTGCTCTTTGCCATCGGCATGTTCGGCGGATTTCGGCTTTTGATGCCCCAAGCCGTCAGGGTGATCACCGAGCTGCACGCGGGTGAGGTGCTGGTGCTTGGCGCCCTGGTGCTCTGCTTCGGTGCGGCGTGGCTCGCCTCGCTGATCGGCCTTTCGCTCGCGCTTGGTGCGTTTATGGCCGGGATGGTGATTGCCAGCACCGACGGAAGCCACCGCATCAGCCGCACCATCGATCCCTTCCGTGAGGCGATGACCAGCATCTTTTTCGTCTCGGTCGGTCTGTTGCTCGACGTGAACATGATCGAGTTGCCTTGGCTCATCGCTATCGCCCTCGTGGTGCTGCTGGTTAAAGGGTTGATCATGACCGGCATTTCGATGGCACTTGGCTTTTCGTTGCGGGTCAGCCTCATGTCGGGCATGGTGCTGGCCCAGATTGGCGAGTTCTCCTTCGTGCTTGCCGGTACGGCCAAAAGCGCAGGCCTGCTCGACCAGCACATGTTTCAGTCGATGCTTGCCATCATCGTTGTGACCATGATTGTCACTCCGGCGCTGATTTCCGCCGCGCCGAAATTTGCTGCCCAGGTCGCGCCAGCGCTCGGCTTTATGCCACTCGCATCCAAACCAGAGCCGAAACAGCCTGTGCGCGCCGCTGCCGGGCCTATCGCGTGCAAGGGTGAAATTCACGCCGCCATTATCGGATTCGGCCTGATCGGCAGGAATATCGCCGCCGTGATGAATGCCACGAACCTGGCCTATACGGTGCTCGATACCGACCGCAAGACCGTCAAGACGATGCGCCGCCAGGGCGAGCCGCTTTTCTACGGTGACTGCACGGAGCGCAAGTCACTGTTGCGTATTGGCGTCGATCACTCCCGCGCCGTGGTGATCTGCATTCCGGAAATTGATGCTGCCGTGCAGTGTATCCGTCTGGTGCGGGAGATCAATCCCGGAGCCTTCATTATTGTGCGTTCCCGTTCACTCGAATCGACGAACCGCTTTTACCGCGCCGGTGCAGACGCTGCCGTGACCGAGCTGTTCGAGACCTCGATCCAGATGTTCTCCGAACTGCTCAAGCATTTCAGGGTCGAGCCTGAAACGATTCTCGCCCAACAGGAGATCATCAGGCGCGAGGGCGGCAACATTTTCCGTGAACTGTTCACTGAAACGGATGGCTCCGGCAACGATCCGGCTAAAAAAATCTCAAAATGGCGCGGGCTTCGTCACGTCTGA
- a CDS encoding response regulator transcription factor: MPRPSAVQSAEPSSNRDHGTILIADSQYLTTAALTALLLEKGYTVEMAESRHELIGKLKSCEVSLIITDYILFDYRSINDLKEIIAGKPEIPVLVLSNSMNQMQIRELNQAGIKNIALKTDDRSELLQGVSSALKKKKAYTSSVLDILLHQDRPAQDACLLTTSEIDIVRLISSGLSTKEIAAKKHVSFHTVMTHRKNIFRKLGVSSSQEMMLLAIKAGLIDNIEYHI; encoded by the coding sequence ATGCCTCGCCCCTCCGCAGTTCAGTCAGCAGAACCGTCGTCGAACAGGGATCATGGCACGATTCTCATCGCGGACAGCCAGTACCTGACAACCGCTGCTCTGACCGCGTTGCTTCTGGAGAAAGGATACACGGTAGAGATGGCGGAATCGAGGCACGAGCTGATTGGAAAACTCAAGAGCTGTGAAGTATCGCTGATCATCACAGACTACATCCTGTTCGACTACCGATCAATCAACGACCTGAAGGAAATCATTGCCGGAAAACCGGAAATCCCGGTGCTCGTACTGAGCAATTCGATGAACCAGATGCAGATTCGAGAGTTGAACCAGGCGGGAATCAAAAACATCGCGCTCAAGACCGATGACCGGTCGGAGCTGCTCCAGGGGGTTTCATCGGCGCTGAAAAAGAAAAAAGCCTACACCAGCAGCGTACTCGACATCCTGCTCCATCAGGATCGACCCGCGCAGGATGCCTGCCTGCTCACCACCTCCGAAATCGATATCGTGCGGCTGATCTCGTCTGGCCTCTCCACCAAAGAGATCGCGGCCAAAAAGCATGTCAGCTTCCACACGGTGATGACGCACCGCAAGAACATCTTCCGCAAGCTCGGCGTGTCGAGCAGTCAGGAGATGATGCTGCTCGCCATCAAGGCCGGGCTGATCGACAACATCGAATACCACATCTGA
- a CDS encoding M48 family metallopeptidase: MSTLLFRGNSSGINYTVRVSRRARYARLKMSPEEGLTVVVPVGFDKKKVPSLVESKMAWILKVRRTFDKHRSAESGKADVALPEVIELAGIGESWRVRYRSEPRQRITITEKGEGELEVSGPVSEQAMCFAALEQWLKHRAKLKLGSQLMRLASINGFKVSGVSVRKQKSRWGSCSSRGNINLNLKLIFLPPLLVRYIMIHELCHTLHMNHSARYWETVARFDPDWKEHDGEMKHAWHFVPAWFSVAR; this comes from the coding sequence ATGTCCACTCTCTTATTCCGAGGCAATTCGTCCGGCATTAATTATACCGTCAGGGTCAGTCGAAGGGCGCGGTATGCCCGCCTGAAAATGTCGCCTGAAGAGGGGTTGACGGTAGTCGTGCCGGTCGGGTTCGACAAAAAAAAGGTGCCTTCGCTGGTTGAGAGCAAGATGGCGTGGATCCTGAAGGTGCGACGAACCTTCGACAAGCATCGGTCAGCCGAATCCGGGAAGGCTGATGTGGCGCTGCCCGAAGTGATCGAGCTTGCCGGGATCGGTGAGTCGTGGCGGGTCAGATATCGCAGCGAGCCACGTCAGCGCATCACGATCACAGAAAAGGGCGAAGGCGAGCTGGAGGTTTCCGGTCCGGTCAGTGAGCAAGCCATGTGCTTTGCGGCGCTTGAACAGTGGCTGAAACATCGCGCGAAGCTGAAGCTCGGATCGCAGCTCATGAGGCTTGCGTCGATCAACGGCTTCAAGGTTTCGGGGGTTTCAGTGAGAAAGCAGAAGAGCCGGTGGGGGAGTTGCTCGTCACGGGGCAACATCAATCTCAATCTGAAACTGATTTTCCTGCCGCCGCTGCTGGTGCGCTACATCATGATCCACGAGCTGTGCCATACGCTTCACATGAATCACTCCGCCCGCTATTGGGAGACGGTTGCGCGGTTCGATCCGGACTGGAAGGAGCATGACGGCGAGATGAAGCACGCATGGCACTTCGTGCCCGCGTGGTTTTCCGTCGCTCGCTGA
- a CDS encoding DUF4395 domain-containing protein gives MSAHPASNGIPMPIVTLNRSVLLSGIVLGYILQQPLFTTALFLIVLPAVLWGQKASLIYFTGSRLLRKLNQNAETESPLLMRFNNSIAVIMLGAAQLAFLFGATQAGWLISGMVALAALVALCGFCFGCYLYFQFNMQRYKLFGKKAAGAEA, from the coding sequence ATGTCAGCGCACCCAGCCAGCAATGGAATTCCGATGCCCATCGTCACCCTGAACCGAAGCGTCCTCCTTTCCGGCATCGTGCTCGGTTACATCCTCCAGCAGCCGCTCTTCACGACAGCACTCTTCCTGATCGTACTTCCGGCAGTGCTTTGGGGCCAGAAAGCGAGCCTCATCTACTTTACCGGTTCACGACTTCTCAGAAAGCTGAACCAGAACGCGGAGACCGAAAGCCCCCTCCTGATGCGCTTCAACAACTCCATCGCCGTCATCATGCTCGGCGCGGCGCAGCTCGCGTTCCTCTTCGGCGCAACGCAGGCCGGCTGGCTCATCTCCGGCATGGTCGCCCTCGCCGCGCTCGTAGCCCTCTGCGGCTTCTGCTTCGGCTGCTACCTCTACTTCCAGTTCAACATGCAGCGCTACAAACTGTTCGGCAAAAAAGCCGCCGGCGCGGAGGCATAA
- a CDS encoding PPC domain-containing DNA-binding protein — translation MKYSEATQGRVFIIRLEDGDIFHEEIERFAKEKGIERAYLNVVGGADKESRLVVGPEESRALPVNPMVHELYDAHEVVGTGTLFPDDTGAPVVHLHMACGREENTVTGCVRNGVKVWHVMEVILVELLGSKARRLPDKATGFKLLVP, via the coding sequence ATGAAATACTCCGAAGCAACACAGGGACGAGTGTTCATCATCAGGCTTGAAGATGGCGACATCTTTCACGAAGAGATCGAGCGATTTGCAAAGGAAAAGGGAATCGAGCGGGCTTACCTGAACGTGGTTGGCGGAGCGGACAAGGAGAGCCGGCTGGTCGTCGGCCCGGAGGAGAGCAGGGCGTTACCGGTCAATCCGATGGTGCACGAACTGTACGACGCGCATGAAGTTGTCGGCACAGGAACCCTTTTCCCCGACGACACCGGCGCACCGGTCGTTCACCTGCACATGGCGTGCGGCCGTGAGGAAAACACCGTCACCGGCTGCGTGCGTAACGGCGTCAAGGTGTGGCATGTCATGGAGGTCATCCTCGTCGAGCTGCTCGGTTCGAAAGCCCGCCGCCTGCCCGACAAAGCCACCGGCTTCAAACTGCTGGTGCCGTGA